The following are encoded together in the Vigna angularis cultivar LongXiaoDou No.4 chromosome 9, ASM1680809v1, whole genome shotgun sequence genome:
- the LOC108346705 gene encoding uncharacterized protein LOC108346705, translating into MERIYDATRCPDENRLAFTEYLLTGEASHWWTSVKAILADAHSPISWAVFRSKFYEEYFPDNVRYAKEVEFLQLVQGGKSVSEYTNTFKHLLRFNTMATSEEWQCRKFENGLRSDLKVLISSLCIKSFPSMVERAKVLEKNVAEVEQQKKQQAARGPILSRTNLNRNRTSYARPTQSSGSQAMVVAGQSGQQGAVRCFQCGGPHFKSVCPQLDGSSRLCIDYRQLNKLTIKNKYLLPRIDDLLDQLHGAIVFSKIDLRSGYHQIRVKEEDIQKTAFRSRYGHYEYVVMPFGVTNAPAIFMDYMNRIFRQYLDKFVVVFIDDILIYSKSHEEHEEHLRVVLGVLKEKELYAKLSKCEFWMKSIQFLGHIVSAEGISVDPAKVRAVLEWESPRSITEVRSFVGLAGYYRRFIESKDFLR; encoded by the exons ATGGAGCGAATTTATGATGCCACGAGGTGCCCGGACGAAAATCGCTTGGCGTTCACTGAGTATTTACTGACTGGTGAGGCCAGCCACTGGTGGACGAGCGTGAAGGCTATTTTGGCGGACGCTCACAGTCCCATCTCTTGGGCAGTTTTCAGAAGTAAATTCTATGAAGAATACTTCCCAGACAACGTTCGTTACGCCAAGGAAGTTGAGTTCCTTCAATTGGTACAAGGTGGGAAGTCTGTGTCGGAGTATACCAACACGTTCAAGCATTTGTTGAGGTTCAATACTATGGCCACCAGTGAAGAGTGGCAGTGCCGGAAATTTGAGAATGGATTAAGGAGTGATCTGAAAGTGCTGATATCCAGCCTTTGTATTAAGTCATTCCCTTCAATGGTCGAGAGGGCCAAGGTGTTAGAGAAGAATGTGGCTGAAGTAGAACAACAGAAGAAACAACAAGCAGCCAGGGGACCGATTCTATCAAGAACAAATCTGAATCGGAATAGGACGTCGTACGCTCGACCAACACAGTCAAGTGGGTCTCAGGCGATGGTTGTTGCTGGACAGTCTGGACAGCAAGGGGCGGTCAGATGTTTTCAGTGTGGAGGACCCCATTTCAAGTCAGTCTGCCCTCAGTTG gatggcagctctcggcttTGTATTGACTACCGTCAGTTaaataagctgaccatcaagaacaagtatctgTTACCTCGGATTGACGATCTACTGGATCAGCTACACGGAGCGATCGTATTTTCCAAGATTGATTTACGATCGGGATATCACCAGATTCGGGTAAAGGAAGAAGACATCCAGAAGACTGCATTTAGATCTCGTtacggacactacgagtatgtagtgatgccgTTCGGTGTGACGAACGCACCGGCAatcttcatggattacatgaatcgTATCTTCAGGCAATATCTGGACAAGTTCGTAGTGGTGTTCATTGATGACATCctcatctactccaagagcCATGAAGAACATGAGGAACACTTGAGGGTTGTACTTGGCGTCTTGAAGGAAAAGGAACTGTACGCCAAGTTATcaaagtgtgaattttggatgaagagCATACAGTTCTTGGGGCACATTGTGTCGGCTGAAGGGATCTCTGTAGACCCGGCAAAAGTACGAGCAGTTTTGGAATGGGAAAGTCCGCGTTCGATCACGGAAGTCCGCAGTTTTGTTGGTcttgcgggctactataggcgcTTTATCGAATCGAaggattttctaagatag